One Dictyostelium discoideum AX4 chromosome 3 chromosome, whole genome shotgun sequence genomic region harbors:
- the drkC gene encoding DRK subfamily protein kinase, translating into MIIINKYIRMNKIAILFSFFILICCTGYSISYKINGINENKVLSLSSSPSPSSSSSSSQILEKGKEEIKKIKKTNKNKLLYNVAIVDLEPKLEIEQELLTRNNKKKMEMKEEMDIAMMMMKAADRTDQVSTSSSSSSFSEENKKSSSDDSAPAIQSNLTFSGYMTGGEQVCDPKSCNSPSVFTQNYLCNTSSAWANGYVFHDPVPPTGLFVVHKIVVTFTGMFNVIPPTSMVFSLVNGEENAGIFFISKSSPSQCPNCQISFSPRTLPDVDPNGLASYRYGSNNSIIFNLFETDVACIGKVTANIFYGPVAFKVNSVVPNTAPSTGGETVYFIGEQFYQSSQIQCKFGTVISTGTYINSTCASCVVPPMLQSNSTTPSDYNVTIQLSEDGGSSFCLNTTFFIYTAASIPFVKPTSPNYQKIIYIVVGVGIAVLLIIAVGIYFIIRLRIKNKRLNGSKHALPIGINDDERSPLLKTDYKTLFEIKPIDISEIVVQNRIGRGSCAEVFTGTWRGIIVAIKKAKLLNEDDEDFLNELAQEATIMSQLRHPNICQFLGTCNNPPEILIVMEYMPLGSLYRILHDPSISLDWPRMKSMALDIAKGMNYLHCCDPIVIHRDLKSHNLLVDEHYRVKISDFGLSTRFKKHLDKKTAMTPVGTPCWTAPEVLRNDPYTEKADVFSFAIVLWEIVTREDPYQGMPTFQIVISVGQHKLRPIVPPQVSAPFTRLITECWSEDPQQRPSFQEIVKRLEAM; encoded by the exons atgataataataaataaatatatacgGATGAATAAAATAGcgatattattttcattttttatattgatatGTTGTACAGGATATTCAATatcatataaaattaatggaataaatgaaaataaagtattatcattatcatcatcaccatcaccatcatcatcatcatcatcatctcaaatattagaaaaagggaaagaagaaataaaaaaaataaaaaaaacaaataaaaacaaattattatataatgtaGCAATAGTAGATTTAGAACCAAAATTAGAGATAGAACAAGAACTATTAACGAGGAATAATAAGAAAAAGATGGAGATGAAGGAGGAGATGGACATagcgatgatgatgatgaaagcAGCAGATAGGACTGATCAAgtatcaacatcatcatcatcatcatcatttagtgaggaaaataaaaaaagtagtaGTGATGATTCAGCACCAGCCATTCAATCTAATTTAACATTTTCTGGTTATATGACAGGTGGAGAACAGGTTTGTGACCCAAAATCATGTAACAGTCCATCAGTTTTCACACAAAATTACCTTTGTAATACATCATCAGCATGGGCAAATGGTTATGTTTTCCATGATCCTGTACCACCAACTGGATTGTTTGTAGTACATAAGATCGTTGTAACTTTTACTGGTATGTTCAATGTTATACCTCCAACTAGTATGGTTTTTTCATTGGTAAATGGTGAAGAAAATGCTGGtatctttttcatttctaAAAGTTCACCTTCACAATGTCCAAATTGTCAAATATCTTTTTCACCTCGTACATTACCAGATGTTGATCCAAATGGTTTAGCATCATATAg atatggtagtaataattcaattatatttaatttatttgaaactgATGTAGCATGTATTGGTAAGGTAACAgcaaatatattttatggACCAGTTGCATTTAAGGTGAATAGTGTGGTACCAAATACAGCACCATCTACAGGTGGTGAAacagtttattttattggtgaacaattttatcaatcaTCACAAATTCAATGTAAATTTGGTACGGTAATATCAACGGGTACATACATTAATTCAACTTGTGCCTCTTGTGTTGTACCACCAATGCTTCAATCCAATTCAACCACACCAAGTGATTACAATGTAACCATTCAATTAAGTGAGGATGGTGGTTCAagtttttgtttaaatactACCTTTTTCATTTATACTGCTGCCTCTATACCTTTTGTTAAACCAACAAGtccaaattatcaaaaaattatctATATCGTCGTTGGTGTTGGTATCGCTGTTTTATTAATCATTGCCGTTGGTATCTATTTCATCATTAGattaagaattaaaaataagagATTAAATGGTAGTAAACATGCTTTACCAATTGGtataaatgatgatgaaagatcaccattattaaaaactg attataaaacattatttgaaattaaaccaattgaTATATCAGAGATTGTAGTTCAAAATAGAATTGGTAGAGGTAGTTGTGCAGAAGTATTTACAGGTACATGGAGAGGTATTATTGTTGCAATTAAAAAGGCAAAATTATTGAATGAAGACGATGAAGactttttaaatgaattggCTCAAGAAGCTACAATCATGAGTCAATTAAGACATCCAAATATTTGTCAATTTTTAGGTACTTGTAATAATCCACctgaaattttaatagttATGGAATATATGCCATTAGGTAGTCTCTATAGAATTTTACATGATCCTTCAATTTCTCTAGATTGGCCAAGAATGAAATCAATGGCTTTAGATATTGCAAAAGGAATG aattatttACATTGTTGTGATCCAATTGTTATTCATAGAGATTTAAAGAGTCATAATCTTTTAGTTGATGAACATTATAGAGTTAAAATTTCAGATTTTGGTCTTTCAACTAGATTTAAGAAACATTTAGATAAAAAGACTGCAATGACACCTGTTGGTACACCTTGTTGGACTGCACCAga aGTTTTAAGAAATGACCCATATACTGAGAAAGCTGATGTTTTCTCATTTGCAATTGTTTTATGGGAAATTGTAACAAGAGAAGATCCATATCAAGGTATGCCAACTTTCCAAATTGTAATTTCTGTTGGTCAACATAAATTAAGACCAATCGTACCACCACAAGTATCAGCTCCATTCACACGTCTTATCACTGAATGTTGGTCTGAAGATCCACAACAAAGACCTTCATTCCAAGAAATCGTTAAAAGATTGGAAGCAATGTAG
- the mrkC gene encoding CAMKL family protein kinase, whose amino-acid sequence MESNKSSSHGDVSTSPSFLNNHHQFNNGGDIIPKKKKNRIMHVGSYEVGKTLGNGTFGKVKLGTNICTKENVAIKFIKNNKLSGKQKETCFREIDIMKLLDHPNIVKLLDVVDKREEEGTTYLIVEYVSGGELFDYIVAREYIKEKEARKFFRQMISAIEYCHANLIVHRDLKPENLLLDSNGDIKISDFGLSNNIQPGKLLESFCGSPLYAAPEILKAEKYLGPPVDIWSLGVIMYAVLCGNLPWEGDSQAEISFNSVHGNYEDPTHLSAEAVHILRRMIVPNPKDRATIQELKNHPWTNIDYQEIPKSHLPPRDAVHEIKEDIFAHLISLGFPNTKETRDIILKNENCGIVNVYHLLLDRYASKEVENLKSKLELLSKRKKSFSDKRNPSTNSLASIPEDSNDLSSNNNNNQQQQNSPPSKTNSSSTSSSNRESNNNSPSQGSIKEISLDELDNHIEQLDNDIENSDNNKSSSLTRRSSDPNKDIENSLKAQGLFSSYSAPGVPNSDHNYDFETYQQQQQYQQQLHQQQLQLQQQYQSQIQSDISFPHDDVEIESYSIQQQQLQQQQQQQQEQHKEDNNKPNTNLRRNSIAVSTFMEDEPNEMPINNLYKMNEQIQQQPIIGGSGNVMRSQFNQTLPTIDQQPVIEAPKTRRMSLDSRMLNGDQQSLVEKNQHMASPRTSKGIFKSSTTTTKSPEKTIIELKRSLEESGLFTKKKGPYLFLCFDEDNSVKFQIEIVKICNLDLTGIQLKRLSGDTWKYKDICTELVESMKL is encoded by the exons atggaaagtaataaatcatcatcacatGGAGATGTATCAACTTCtccatcatttttaaataatcatcatcaatttaataatggtggtgatataatcccaaaaaagaaaaaaaataggatAATGCATGTTGGTTCTTATGAAGTTGGCAAAACTTTAGGTAATGGTACATTTGGTAAAGTTAAATTAGGTACAAATATTTGTACAAaagaaaat gttgcaattaaatttataaaaaataataaattatcaggaaaacaaaaagaaacaTGTTTTAGAGAAATTGAtattatgaaattattaGATCATCCAAATATAGTGAAATTATTAgatgttgttgataaaaGAGAAGAAGAAGGTACAACTTATTTAATAGTTGAATATGTATCAGGtggtgaattatttgattatataGTTGCACGTGAATATATTAAAGAGAAAGAAGCaagaaaattttttagaCAAATGATATCGGCCATAGAGTATTGTCATGCAAATTTAATAGTTCATAGGGATTTAAAACCCgagaatttattattagactcaaatggtgatattaaaatCTCGGATTTCGGATTgagtaataatattcaacCTGGTAAGCTATTGGAGTCATTTTGTGGCTCACCATTGTATGCAGCACCAGAGATATTGAAAGCAGAGAAATATTTAGGACCACCCGTTGACATTTGGAGCTTAGGCGTTATCATGTACGCCGTGCTCTGTGGCAACTTGCCATGGGAGGGCGACTCGCAGGCAGAGATCTCGTTCAATTCAGTGCATGGTAATTACGAAGATCCCACCCATTTATCGGCAGAGGCAGTTCACATTCTACGAAGAATGATTGTACCAAATCCAAAAGATAGAGCAACGATTCAAGAACTTAAAAATCATCCATGGACCAATATTGATTATCAAGAGATTCCAAAATCTCATTTACCACCAAGAGATGCGGTTCATGAGATTAAGGAAGACATTTTCGCTCATTTAATTTCACTTGGTTTTCCAAATACAAAAGAAACTCGtgatataatattaaagaatgaaaatTGTGGTATTGTAAATGTTTATCATTTACTATTGGATAGATATGCTTCTAAAGaagttgaaaatttaaaatcaaaattagaattactctcaaaaagaaagaaatctTTCTCTGATAAAAGAAATCCTTCAACAAATTCTTTAGCTTCAATTCCAGAagattcaaatgatttatcttctaataataataataatcaacaacaacaaaattcaCCACCTTCTAAAACTAATTCCTCTTCCACTTCTTCATCAAATAgagaatcaaataataattctccTTCTCAAGGTtcaataaaagaaattagttTAGATGAGTTGGATAATCATATAGAACAATTGgataatgatattgaaaattctgataataataaatcatcttCACTTACAAGAAGATCTTCTGATCcaaataaagatattgaaaattctttaaaagcTCAAGGTTTATTTTCAAGTTATTCTGCACCTGGTGTACCAAATTCTGATCATAATTATGATTTTGAAacttatcaacaacaacaacaatatcaacaacaactacaccaacaacaactacaactacaacaacaatatcaatcaCAAATACAATCCGATATATCATTCCCAcatgatgatgttgaaattgaaagtTATTCAattcaacagcaacaactacaacaacaacaacaacaacaacaagaacaacacaaagaagataataataaaccaaatacAAATTTAAGAAGAAATTCAATTGCAGTTTCAACATTTATGGAAGATGAACCAAATGAAAtgccaattaataatttgtataaaatgaatgaacaaattcaacaacaaccaattattggtggtagtggtaatgtAATGAGATCACAATTTAATCAAACATTACCAACAATTGATCAACAACCAGTTATTGAAGCACCAAAAACGAGAAGAATGAGTTTAGATTCACGTATGTTAAATGGTGATCAACAATCATTGGTTGAAAAGAATCAACATATGGCAAGTCCAAGAACTTCGAAAGGtatatttaaatcttcaactaccactactaaaTCACCAGAGAAAACAATTATCGAATTGAAAAGATCTCTCGAAGAAAGTGGTTTATTCACTAAAAAGAAAGGTCCTTACCTTTTCTTATGTTTTGATGAAGATAACTCTGTTAAATTTCAAATCGAAATCGTTAAAATTTGTAACCTTGATTTAACTggtattcaattaaaaagattaagTGGCGATACTTGGAAATATAAAGATATTTGTACTGAATTAGTTGAatcaatgaaattataa
- the slu7 gene encoding hypothetical protein, with protein sequence MASSISHRKTRDEYKKEKELDEARKAGNAPAELDEEGKEINPHIPEYILKAPWYLNANKPSLKHQRGVTKKEMDKGWYLRGATTGEAATKFRKGACENCGAMTHKTKDCCERPRKLGAKFTNDDIKPDEVIQKLELDYDSKRDPYNGYDPSSYKEVMDIYEKADTERKKKKLQELIKQHGGGGDKKTPDVDETLSKELMDNEEKEGSYDSETVAPIQKLDQKSRTTIRNLRIREDTAKYLYNLDVNSAFYEPKSRSMRDNPLPNANPNDIKFAGDNFARTSGETKEFRDLQRFAWEAQEKGQDVDISSAPSQAALLHADFLRKKEQLKQQTRNQLLTKYGGEEHLLKQEEIDKVPQSEIYTEYSSSGKLIKGEEKIVKSKYEEDVFLNNHKSIWGSYWENGQWGFACCRQLIKNAYCTGEKGKLLREKQLQQQQQHHIQQENQQDDDDNNTTTTTTTTTTSLLEQHLNKSNEDNDKHNKKEGKRKDKKERKEKEEKLKKALKDQDEENKKSVEKDERNIKYNSLSADDYNVSEEQMEAYNLKRKRSDDPMANFKDDSD encoded by the exons ATGGCATCGTCAATAA gtcaTAGAAAAACAAGAGATGAGTataagaaagagaaagaattAGATGAAGCAAGAAAAGCTGGTAATGCACCAGCAGAGTTAGATGAAGAGGGTAAAGAGATTAATCCACATATTCCAGAGTATATTCTTAAAGCACCATGGTATTTAAATGCAAATAAACCAAGTTTAAAACATCAACGTGGTGTTACAAAGAAGGAGATGGATAAAGGATGGTATTTAAGAGGTGCAACCACTGGTGAAGCAGCAACCAAATTCAGAAAAGGTGCATGTGAAAATTGTGGTGCAATGACTCATAAAACCAAAGATTGTTGTGAGCGTCCAAGAAAGTTGGGTGcaaaatttacaaatgatGATATAAAACCAGATGAGGTCATTCAAAAGTTAGAATTGGATTATGATAGTAAACGTGATCCATACAATGGTTACGACCCATCCTCATACAAAGAGGTGATGGATATCTATGAAAAAGCAGATacagaaagaaagaaaaagaaactacaagaattaattaaacaacatggtggtggtggtgataaaaAGACACCTGATGTTGATGAAACATTATCAAAAGAATTGATGGATAATGAGGAGAAGGAGGGATCATATGATAGTGAAACCGTTGCACCAATACAAAAATTAGATCAAAAGTCAAGAACCACAATTAGAAATCTTAGAATTCGTGAAGATACTGCAAAATATTTGTATAATTTAGATGTAAACTCTGCATTCTACGAACCAAAGAGTCGTTCAATGAGAGATAACCCATTACCTAATGCAAATCCAAACGATATTAAATTTGCTGGTGATAATTTTGCACGTACAAGTGGTGAGACTAAAGAGTTTAGAGATTTACAAAGATTCGCTTGGGAAGCACAAGAAAAGGGTCAAGATGTCGATATCTCTAGTGCACCATCACAAGCTGCCCTCTTACATGCCGATTTCCTTAGAAAGAaagaacaattaaaacaacaaactAGAAATCAACTTTTAACTAAATATGGTGGTGAAGAACATCTCTTGAAACAGGAGGAAATCGATAAAGTACCACAATCGGAAATTTACACCGAATACAGTTCCTCTGGTAAATTAATCAAGGGTGAAGagaaaattgtaaaatcaaaatatgaAGAGgatgtatttttaaataatcataaaTCAATTTGGGGTTCATATTGGGAAAATGGTCAATGGGGTTTCGCTTGTTGCagacaattaattaaaaatgctTATTGTACAGGTGAAAAAGGTAAATTATTACgtgaaaaacaattacaacaacaacaacaacatcatatACAACAAGAAAATCAACAAGATGATGACgataataatactacaactacaactactaccaccacaaccTCATTATTAGAacaacatttaaataaatcaaatgaagataatgataaacataataaaaaagaaggaaaaagaaaagataaaaaagaaagaaaagaaaaagaagaaaaattaaaaaaagcattaaaagatcaagatgaagaaaataagaaatcagttgaaaaagatgaaagaaatattaaatataattcattATCTGCTGATGATTATAATGTATCAGAGGAACAAATGGAAgcttataatttaaaaagaaaaagatctGATGATCCAATggcaaattttaaagatgatagtgattaa